Part of the Salminus brasiliensis chromosome 2, fSalBra1.hap2, whole genome shotgun sequence genome, CAGGAGTCCAGCAAGGTTGCAGAATTCCCTCCTTAATAATACTCTGACTAAACAAAACTGTTGGGGAATCCGGCCCTCCAGAACCAGAGTTCTCCACCCATGCTGTATATCAACTGTAAAATTAGAACAACTAGACCATAACTTGACAAGAAGTTATGtcacttttttttactgcaggGCCAAATGGATACTAAGGCTGCGCGTACCGTTTTGCAATGGTGCAGACTTATTAGAGGAAGTGTGCGGCGTCTCAATAATTATTTGACAGTTTCGCTCTGACGTCTTACACTACAACTTCAAGGCCAATGTAGCTAGCTATCAGCAGCTAACTCACTGAAGCTGTAATTCATCTGTTAGCATTGTGCAATCTACATACATAAATCATATTTAAACCACATCACTGAGGCCATTTTATAGATGTAGTATGCAAAATAATGTTGGAACCTACTTTAAACAATTGACTCAACTGTGTGACGACTTACGCATGCACTTAGCACTATGCTAAAGGATAGCAAAAGCCGTGGTCTGAAAATAAAATATGGTTTACAGTCACAAAATTGTAAACAAATTCTAGCACAACTGGAATCCCACATCAACtttcaaacataaaaaaatgcgCAAACCGCTTGAAGCGCTCGCAAAGGCAATACTAGCTTCCACTAAGCGAGCCGAGCCATGCTAATGCCGCAGTCCTGATGTAGGACAAGGCCATCTTGTGGGCTGTGTCACATGAAGAGCCCTAAAATACAACAACAATTCTCTGTTGTACTTATTATTACATACAGTCTCTGTCATTTTCTGTTCTGGAAATATAAAGACCCAGAATTATGCGCCAAATATAGAGCCAATCAACGGATTCCTATTCCACTAAGCCCTCCCAAGTCCGGTTAGCCAACCATGATGAGAAAAACATGCCTCGACGTTTCAGTGTGGAAAAGCCACCGGAATGATTGCCGATTGCGGACTCCGTGCTGAAGTGCATACAGCTTCTCAAAGAATTCTGATGAGTTAGGTTCACCTGTACATTCTTCACCGCCTTGCTCACAAGCTCTTCCAGCTCTGGTGAACTACACTTCCCATGAGGCTTCAGGTCCCGGACGAGAAGGTCGAAGTGGTTGCCCTGTAGCCTCCCGAGTCGAAGGGGTTCGGACACTGGATGGATATTAGACAGCTGCATTCCTCTCCTCTCAAACTCTGAAACCTTCTCCAACAACCTACCAGCAGACATAATCCCACACGCTGTGAACACACCCCGAAACACATTGCTTTAAAAGCGTCAGGCTGTTGTCATAGTTTAAAACAGACTTACACAGCGAATGCAGAAGATTTCTGAAACATCACCAAATCTAAATCATGTTAACGGCTCCTGAGTGGAGCAGCCATCTAATGCACTGGCCCCATCAttggttcaatccccagcaatGCTACAGCCATCCATGGTCAGGAGTCCCAGAGAACGTAATTGGCCTTGTTGTCTCGGGGTGGGGAGGATTGCCTTACCTCTCCTCCCATTACTCAGTTTAATAGCTTGTGAGCTTAATAATATGGATGGTTATGGTCACGTTTGTATGTTCTGTCCATTACCGTTCTGGGGAGATCTTCTTTACAACCATGGACTGGAAGGTGATGGCCCTTTTATCTTTAATGCCGGCGTAGCTGAAATCAGATGGAAGAACTCCAAGCGCTGCTGCCATGTAGCTGATTGCCTCTAGAGTCTCAAGGTTCTCTTTCTTCAATGTAAaaccttgtaaaaaaaaaaaaaaagacatggcaTGGTGGAATAAACTCAATACACATATATTATCACTAAGTTCTAAGCCCATCTACACTACCCATGGACAGGTGAAGAAAATAACTTGGCACCTGACAATGGGTGGgacatattagacagcaagtgaccAGTCAGTTGTTGGAGTTGATAAGCATGCATAAGAATTTGAGCCATTTGTGACTAGGCAGCATCTTTGAAATGAAAGGCCttgtcttgtggggtgttccaggGCATGCTGAGGTCAGTACCGACCAAACGTTcttcaaggaaggacaatcAGTGAACAAGTGACAGGATCATGCCACTCTTACCAATTATATGACTTATTGGATCTGTGCTttttttggtgccagatactacaggacaccttcagaggtcctgagGAGTTTATGCTTTGACAGGGCTGAGCTGTTCTGGCTGCTCCAGGGATTTACTGTTATGGCTGGTCATTATACCTTTTAACATTTGTGATATTTCTATCAAAATTTCTAGAACCAGACACACAACTGGTTTAGTTCTTAATCAAAGCTTTTTGATTGATTCTCTAATCATCAGGAGAAATAATAAGGAGTCTAAAATAGACCCTTCTTGATGTTCTTTAAAAGAGGCCATATCATCAACTCCtcgagttttttttttttttttttttgcattgttgaCATGTAAAGTCATGTAAAAGTGTTTGTCAGGTAAAATGGTATGTGTAGGTAAGAGGTAGTGATAAGAATCAGTGGTTACTATGTCCACAACAAAAATACAgccttttttcctttcttgaCCAGTGAACCAGCCGATGATTTTTTGAGTAATTTAcagtaatattatattattatattatataacaaaATTGTATTTTGTTACTGTACTCCAAAATTACTTTTGGAGTACAGTATTATTCAAATTGTGTAGTTGAAATTtacagaattaaaaaaacaacattttgtgCCTTATATtttcatgtaaaccattaagTTACAAACGGCGAATTTCAAAGGCTGCAAGATTTTTCTCTTTGACTCCTGCCAATCAGCAGCCACATTCATATCAgtgtaatattaaatatacatatatatttgttttaaatacatCTGACTAAACGTTGTAAGCACACTGTTGATTCCACTTTAACTTACAAAGCAGGAAGGAACCTTTCACTTAAGTTCAAGTTTTTTGCACCTAACCCATAacagataataaaaaaatcttatGCCATAACCTTCTGAAACATCTTGTAAGCCAATGTCTCAGGAATCAGGCAGCATAATTATGAACATGTCACATGATAGCTTTCAGTGAGAAAGATTTGAAATGCATGAAACATTTTGGGAgattcttcaaaggttcttccaGGACTCATACTGAGCCTTCCTCCCGCTCACCTGTGTAGGTATCCACCTGCTCTTCACAATCCATCACTGTCCTCTTCTTACTCTGTCTTCCTTTCTCCCTCATCCTCACTGTAATGGCAGTCTTGTCCTGCTCGGAGAAGCTCTTCGTCTCCACCAGCTTCCCAAATCTCCTGCTCAGAAAATGGTGCACAGACGTCCGGTGACTCTTGCTGTCATCAGGGCAGAAGGTGAAGGCAGAGCCGTGGACTTTAGCATCTATGAACCTGAAGAAGTCCTCCGCCTCCTCTTCAGAGACTAGCTTTGAGAGCTCTCTGAAGTCCGGGTCCTCTCTGACGCTGATCTCTGCCTGGTTGGTGACCGTCATGAGATGGGGGTAGCTGTGTCTCACGGCCCTGTGCACACTGGCTCGCTGCTGTTTATCAGGGAAGGTGCCAAGGGTCATTTCCAAGTCCTTTTTCTGCTCCTCACTGCAGCCCAGGAGTTTGCCGGCAAACTCCTCCAGTGCCTCATTTACAGAACAGCCCAGCAAAACGTTCAGGTCAAAATCCTCAGTCAAAACGGAACCATCCGCGTTCAAGTCAGTGACTCCACCGGTGACCTCCCGCAGGACCGGCTTTTCAGTCCTGAGGTTTGCCCTgatgtcttcttcctctttgtTGGAGGACTGTTGGGCTGCTGGGGTTTGCTCTAGGGGATCTGTCCTGTTCACAGGTCGTCCGTGAAGGTCTATCTCAATGACCACAAAGCCTTTGGTGGAGTTCTTGATGCTGCCGCTGAAGCCTTCATGGTCGGACATGAAGCAGGGGAGGCACCGAGTCTCCATTTCCACTTGAGGCAGATACACAGCGGCTTTTACGTGCTTTGAGCGTGTGTATCAGTAGAAAGAGGCGGCATTCTCATTATCTACTAAGTTTTCTGGAGATATAGGGCGAACTGCTGTAGTTCAGGAGCAAACATTTGAACTGAAAGTGCTGTGTGAGTATTTTATTCAGCAGAAAGCAAACCGTGCACAGCTTCCGCGCACATGCTGTAAACATACGGGGAAGTTCCGCCCCACGTGTggaagcatggaggaggaggagcgcCAGCTCTCTTAAAGAGACAGTAACCCAAATTTCAACCGACAGTTCAATGGTTGATATGTCAAAACACATTCATTCAGACTCAGATTCAttcagaaaaataatatttgaaatggcatatttaaaaaatacgtGCAAATTTTTTAAACTGACCTAAGTAGTATGTAATGCAGGTAGTTACATAACACCACACATAACCGGCTACTCTGAATGCAGATTTGCATGTGATCATGCTTGAACCATTAGCCTGATAGCCTCAGGTctttacgcttgcccatttctcctgcattcaacacatcaccttcaagaacggactgttcacttgctgtctaatatatcccCCCCttcacagatgccactgtagatgaagataatcaatgatCAATGTTCCACActtactttgttagcctcctgtcatcctgttcttcagtggtcagaaCCCCACAAGCCTGACCACCACacagcattacatttacatttaaggcatttagcagacactcttatccagagcgacttacaaaagtgctttgctatttacccaagaaaaacctcagctagtttaaaaaggctaaacattcaaagatacctctaagcttagacactactaaacacaagtcagtaactattcgcccaagtaggtattatttgggtggtggatcaaTCTCAGCACGGTTGTGTTGCGCTGCTAcatgtggatcagacacagcagtgctcctggagtttttaaacacctcagagTCACTGCCGGACTGAGAACAGCCCACCAACCAGATAccaatatccagccaacagcgtgtGGTAGGCAGCACCCTGTGGGCACCGATAAAGGACTAgaagatgaccaacacaaacagtgcagcaacagatgagcttctgtctctgacatcACATCTACAAGATGGAGCAACTAGGGAGGAGTGTCTAATGGAGTACAgtaagtggacacagtgttttaaaactccagcagcactgccgtgTCCGATCCACTCAAACCACCGCAACACATGTTAACACACCACCCCCACATTAGTGTCACTGCAGTCATTCCAAATAATACCTTTTTTGTTGGTGTTCTGACCAttgaggaacagggtgaaagtatgcagagaagcagatggactacagtctggaatagaactacaaagtgctcctatatgctGGAGTGGAGCTGATGTTGACCTGCTTTTTGCCTGTACTGTTTGTTACACTCCAATAAGAACTACAAATGGCACAGATCTTACATTTCAGCCTCACCAGTGTCTGTGGCATGTAAAACAGCTTAGAATCACAGGCCTTGCATATGAAGAAGACATTGCTTGTGTTTTTACCCGAAGAGTTCACGCTGCAGGTTGCTTTAAGTGAGGCCTGCTTTAAGTGAGCTGAAGCATTTGCCAGCAGCAGCTGCACAGATGCATCGAGCCATAAAGCTCGGCGTGCACACTACTCCTCAGATTTGTTATTCAAATTTCCTTCCACATCCCTTGCActttaaataaagacaaagatgcatgtgatttaaatattttattttcccTATCTCATACATTTTGATTTGTTAAAAAAACAGTTGAGACTTGACACTGAACAATGATGTTGACAATCTCATTCAAGACTTCATAACACTCCAGAGAAATGCTAATAGTGGTTTGCCTGTTCAGTAGACGGATCTTAGGGGTTGATCCTTTCCCTTCTGAGAGATTTTAAAGGAGTAGTCCAATGTTGTTCCTCTTCTGTTTGTGAAGACAATAGTTACTggtagaaccatttttgcttagATTGCAGAACAGGAGAAACAAGTGCAATGCAATATCCTCCCAACTGCTGTGCTGTTAAATAAGACTGGGTAAAGATAAGCTGACACCGTCTGAATACTACTGATCACACACGTACGTTTTTATGCAAAACAGTTGGGTGATAACATGATATTATTCAAGGATGTTGCTGAATTTTTTACGCTTGTTGTTGCAGTCCATTCTAAACCCAAAAAGCAGCTCGCCACTCTGTCTTGCTTTAGAAGCACACATTTCCCCAATTAAAAAAGTTCTGAAAACTGGATTACAAAAATGTTCCATGAGGATGAACTATTGGACTGCTCCTTTAGTGTTTTCAGCTCCGCAGAGATGCTGTGTAAACATAAAGTGTGTGATGTGGATGTGAATGCTGTGCCGTGGAACAGAAGCAAACATTCTCTGAGACAAACAGGACAGCCACTCTGACAGAACAAACTTGATCCAACACGTGAGACGACATGATCTGGACATACCAGCTGTTCAGGCTTAGAAAAATAGTGTTTCTGCAGGTTTATATTTCACTCGAAGAATGTGAAAAACATTTCGATGCCGAGAGCATCACTCATTCAGATTTCTCAGACAAAATGGGtcctttagaaaaaaaaactctctctctACATTATCAAAGTCCTCTACATTACAAATCACAAAAGGAGTTAATACCTACTCTTAATGCACATAAAAAAGAATAATGAAGAATTTCTTTCTTCGTTTGTTGCACTCAGCAACTCCTTCATTAAAATGATCTGACTCCAAAGCAAGAGGGCTACAAAGCCCTGATGTTTCAAATGTCCAGGGTGCTATTGATTAACTCGCTCTCTGAGTCATAAGGTCTGTTTAGGTAAAAAGCAATCAACTGCTGGCATTCGTCTGGAATAGCATGAAAGTTAATCAATACGACCCAGACAAATGAAGgggggaggaggaaaaaaaagcaaagaaaaaaaaaaaagctgacctTTCAGCCTTCCTGAGGGTCAAACAATTGCATAGGGCTACTTACTCATAAACCCAGCCTATGAGGAGTTCTAGCATTCAATCCAAAGCTGGGTTTTGGTTTGCATCTGAGAAGCTAGTCCATATTCCAGCCAaacagtgtaatgtagtgttagaTTTGTCACCATATTAATCACAAAAAGTATTCTTGAGTGCACACAAATGCTCTTCAGATGGTCCTATATTAGTGTTCTTTTTTGTGCATAGAAAAAAGCTATGGGGTTGTGGGATGCAGGTAAACTGGGAGGTAAGTTATAACAAGGGCTCATCACTGGAGGTGCATTGTACCATTGTTATGCTAGAAAATGGGACGTTGTAGGCGATTAATCGTCATCCCCATCCCCCGGTGGACGTGTGATTCTGCGCCCACCCCTCTTCCCGGTCGGACCCTTGGGCTTGGCAAAAGCTTGTTTGTGTGCGTGCTGCTTGGGGTGCACCTCTTCATACAGGTAATCACTGGTGAGTTCATCACCattatcgatctccagctgcaGAAAAGAAATCAGGATAAGTAATTAAGCAAACCTAATTAACCACCTAGAgaaatatatattgttttggagcattgctgtgaggatttgactgcatttagccacaagagcgttagtgaattCAGGACATTGGATGACCACTACCCcatcttatcccaaaagtactggacagagcaccatcattccagagaacactaagctttatacccctctagcctacgcctgaCATTAGTCAAAGTGCTAATAgattcatgttaatctgctccagagagtcctattcttttggcaatacttctctacagggactagacaagctgtgtaacATGTACCTTTTTGGCAACTTCTATGTGCAGGTTTTTTTCCACCGTGTCTATGAGAGGATTTTTGCAGCTGGAGTACAACATCCTCTCCCGAATGCTGCACTTGTAACCAGGCATTGAGTAGATAAAcactggaaacacacacacacacacacacaatatatatatatatatatatatatatatatatatatatatgactagCAAGaaagtacataaaaaaaaacttaagttTTATATACTAATATGCAATTTAGCCATTTACACTATgtacaaaagtatgtggacccCTGGTCATCACacttggttttttttttcttcacataATTTCACATAATAAAACCTTGGGCTTTAATGTGGAGTCAGCCCTCCTTTGTGGATAGAACAGTCTCCATTTTTTTTGGTAAGGCACTGATGTGATATGAGAGGGCTTTACAACCTACAAGACATTCTAATACATAAAGGTGTTCAGTGAGAATGAAGCCAGGGATCTGTACTGACCACTGGAGTTCATTTTGTCATAATTTTTGACAACTCATTATAGGCTAATTATCTTCCTTCTCCACTGACATCCAGCAGCTGTTTAGAACTCTGCAGAATATGATGTAACAGAAGAAAGGCAATAATTACACTGCTTCAGCACTCAGCAGCCCaactctgtgtgtttttgagatGTGTCAAATTCACAATCatagcacttacagttgacTGGGGCAGATCTAACATGTCAGAAATGCCATGAACTTATGTGTGGCAAAGGTGACAATCTTAGGACAGTTTAAAATCACTGAGCCTTTCATTACAACCCATTCAACCACCACTGTTTTGTCTGTGGAGATGCATGCCTGTATATGAGCATGATTTTGAACAGATGTTAGAAATAGGTGTGGTTGAAATATCAGAATgtaaaaaatagaaagaaagtccacatacatttggctGTATAGTGTAGAATAGTGTACAACTTTTAGGAGGTGcagtttattttattgaattttattttatttgtctaTTCCTGGTGAGTAAAAGAAGATCCTCTTACCTGTGGACTCCAGGTAGTCTccttcatgtgtgtgtttgtagaggAAGAAGTGATAGCGGGCAGCATCTTTAGGGATTCTTTTCGGCAGGTCCTTCAACTCTGTGGGAGCCGTGCTGGACAATTTGATGGATTCCTTCGGAAAATCTATTTCCTACAGCaagcacaaacacattcaggaaTCTCTGCGGAGATATTTCCATCCTAAGCAGAAGCTGCTAGAATAggattatttctttttaaataaataatgacgatGTGAGACATTACTGTATTTGCTCACTTACAAGTTGAACGTAGTTAATTCTCTTCTCTCTGAACTGCTCCAGAGCCTGCATAGCCTCTCTCTGCATGGGGAAAGCTACACCCTGTAGAGTCTGCTGCTTTGTGTCCACGtgaatgtctgtctgcacctgaaaaggcacacacacacacacacacacacacacacacacacacacacacacacacacacacacacacacacacacacacacacacacacacacagttattccCCCCCCCAATCACACCACTCAGCACCATCTGGGACTGATGGAGCTTAGGCAgtcacaaagaaaaaaaatcctgtaATCTAAATCTAGGTGAAATGAATGATTAGTTTGACTACATGCAGAGAATAATTGTGACTTTGAAACTATGAAACTTTGAAACTATGAAACTTTGAAAGGCCTTAGTGAAACTCTCAGGCCTTAGTGGATCGCAGCCAGTACACTGGCTGTTgttgtggaaaacacattttccaAAAGGTCACATGAGGACTGCACTATGTACTTGCTCCAGGTCTAATGCTTAGTATTGACACAGCACTTTACAAAATGAATTCCGCATGGTTATGTAATACACATTTTAACCCTCTGGAGCTTTCATTTTGCACACATCCGTGGCTGGGAGTCCAAGAAAACAATCATTTGACCTAACAGAACTGGCAGacagcattctcctccaagcacgttcagctgtccaatgttGTTGATTAAGATGaacaca contains:
- the pus7l gene encoding pseudouridylate synthase PUS7L, which gives rise to METRCLPCFMSDHEGFSGSIKNSTKGFVVIEIDLHGRPVNRTDPLEQTPAAQQSSNKEEEDIRANLRTEKPVLREVTGGVTDLNADGSVLTEDFDLNVLLGCSVNEALEEFAGKLLGCSEEQKKDLEMTLGTFPDKQQRASVHRAVRHSYPHLMTVTNQAEISVREDPDFRELSKLVSEEEAEDFFRFIDAKVHGSAFTFCPDDSKSHRTSVHHFLSRRFGKLVETKSFSEQDKTAITVRMREKGRQSKKRTVMDCEEQVDTYTGFTLKKENLETLEAISYMAAALGVLPSDFSYAGIKDKRAITFQSMVVKKISPERLLEKVSEFERRGMQLSNIHPVSEPLRLGRLQGNHFDLLVRDLKPHGKCSSPELEELVSKAVKNVQTHGFVNYYGPQRFGNSQSVQADRVGLALLKEDMNTAVKLFLSPEEGEDLQNKAKWHFLNTGNAKESLALMPAYKARERLMLRALHRYGSNQEGCGRAWLSLPHGMRVFYLHAYCSRLWNEAASYRLNTLAHRPVQGDLVWARPWQDTSDTQVHVVTSAEERDSVFSLKQVVLPMPGNSVKYPENILGKWYQDRLAQDGLGLCRFRITSLKLNVPGCYRPLLAYPHNTTYSLVDTSEEPVTGQSPPHSTPGLKLSFDLDSSCYATVCLREIMKCDP
- the twf1b gene encoding twinfilin-1b — protein: MSHQTGIQATAEVKDIFAKARNGEYRLIKVVIENEQLVLGGTKPAAKKWDQEWDSYVLPLLQDDLPSYLLYRLDTTNNQGYEWIFLAWSPDHSPVRQKMLYAATRATLKKEFGGGHIKEEIFGTAKDDVSLNGYKRYLTSQAAPLPLTAAEEELRQIKLSEVQTDIHVDTKQQTLQGVAFPMQREAMQALEQFREKRINYVQLEIDFPKESIKLSSTAPTELKDLPKRIPKDAARYHFFLYKHTHEGDYLESTVFIYSMPGYKCSIRERMLYSSCKNPLIDTVEKNLHIEVAKKLEIDNGDELTSDYLYEEVHPKQHAHKQAFAKPKGPTGKRGGRRITRPPGDGDDD